TGCATGAAAGCCCGCAGCGGAACGGAAGTTATCTCATCCATGCGCAGTGTTGTTGCAGCCTGTTCGCAGCTGGTTCCACCGCCAGCGTCAATGACCGTAAGCCCCAGGGGCGGTCCGTCTGTGAGCCTGCGGGCAGGTGCGTGGTGCAGGGCATCGTGGCGCTGGCTCAGGGCCACAAGGGCCTCAACGGCTTTTTCGTGAATATAGCGAGTAATATCGTGATAGGTGCGGCATGCCTGCGGCCTGAAATTGTCTGAGTGCGGATCCACAAGGTTGAGGGGGGCAATGTGTTTGAGAAGCCGGCGCAGCAGGCGGTATTCGTACGATTCTTCAAACATGTCGGGCTCTGTGCGTTCAAATCTGTCCAGTTCGGCAATGCGGCCCTGATAAACCACGTTTTGCGTGGCATCGAGGGTAATTTCATCGCCGTCACGCAGCAGGCTGGTGGCTACCTCTGTGTTGACCAGAGCGGGAACCCGTTGCTCTCGGGCAATGGTGGCCATGTGGCCTGTGGGCGAGCCAACGTCGGTGATGATGCCGCTGGCGCGCCGCATAACGCGGGCATAGCGGGGCGAGGTGTACTTGGAAACAAGAATGCCGCCCTCGGGAAACTGGTCGAGGTCTGTGTTGTGGTCAACCAGCACCACCTTGCCCACGGCCACGCCGCGCTGCGCCACCAGCCCCTTGCCCGCAAAGATGACTTCGGCGTTCTGGGTGGCGGCCTGAACAGGGATGGAAAGGCCGTAATCGCCGCCCGAGCGCAAGGGGCGCGACTGCAGAATGTGCAGCTGACCCTGTGCGTCAAATGTCCATTCCACATCCTGCGGGCGCTTGTAATATCGCTCAAGCGACATGCCCACCCGGGCAAGCTCGGCCAGTTGCCCTGCCGCTAGGCAGGGAATGCCCTGCAGCGGTTCTGGCACTTCCTCCCACACAAGGTCGCCCTTGGGTGCTGCTGCAAGCCTGCGCGTTTTGTGCGAAATGGCATGGCTCTGCATCGGGTATGGGGGCGTACGGCTCAGAAAAAATGTGTCGGTGGCGGTTTCGCCCGAAACGACGGCAGCGCCACCGCCCCAGGTAGCGCTGATAACCATGGTTTCACACGACTGGCCGGGGGTCTGCGTACAGGTAAAGAGCACACCGCTGACGTGGCTTTCGACCATCAGCTGACAGCCCACGGCCATAGCCACCTCGTTTTCGTGGTAGCCGCGATCCATGCGGTAGCGCCACGCTTCAATGGAATAGGTGCTGGCAATAACCCGCTTATAGGCTTCAACCACGCGGGCGGGGGGCACGTTAAGCTCTGTGCCGTATTGCCCGGCAAAGCTCGAATCTCCGTCTTCGCCCCAGGCGCTGCTGCGCAGGGCAAGGCGCAAGGGCTTGTTGTTCTGCACGCCCAGCACGTCCACCATGGCGTCTATCTGCGCCACCAGCCGCCAGGGAAGGGGGGAATCCATGATGCGTGTCTGCACAATGTCAGAGAGTTCGTGCAGGCCCAGTTCCGAGCCATCCCACTGCTCAAGGCCATCCTTGACCAGCTCGAGCAGGCCGTTGCGCGACATGAATGCAAAAAAGGCCGTGGTGGTGATGGCAAAGCCGTTGGGCGTTTGCAGGTGCAGGCGGTTGGCGAGATCGCCAAGCTGCGAAATCTTGCCGCCCACCTCGTCTTCGGCTTCGATGCCGATATTTTTGAAAGGCAGCACCATGCGCCCGCCCTCAACCTGCCGGCGGCCCGCAATTTCCTCCTGCAGGCAGTGTTGCACGCGTTCAAAGGCAAGAAACAGTGCGGCATTCTTGTTTTGCGTCAGCACACTCATGTCTGAAATGAGCTTGAAAACCTGGTCGTTGAGTTCGGAACAGGCATCTTCGATATATTTTCGGTCAAAAATGTATTCGCCACCAAGCTTGTCGCCCATGTCGGCCATGAGCTCGAGAATACGGTTGTTGCGTTCGAGAATGCTTTTGAATTTTTTGAACAGCAGGGCAAAGGTTACGCCTTGTTCGCTGCGCCAACCTGTCAGCATGTCGGCCAGACGTGCCAGAATTTCCATGCTTTCCTCCTGCTGTTGCCGGGTTTGCGTCGCAAGGCACGGGAGAGCGCTGCCGCTCCCCCGCGCCCTGCGCAAGACTAATGCGCGCCGCCCTTGCTCTGGCAGAGCAGGCCGATGGCCAGACCACCAAAGATTGCCACCAGGGTGGACAAGATGCCGTAGAGCAGGCTGCTGTTTTTGGCCATGTCGTCTATCCATGCGGGCATGCCCACAAGCTTTACGCTCACTGGGGCAGATACGCTGCCCGCAATGGAGCCTTCGTTCAGGGCAAATATCTCAACCGCGTATGTGCCGGGCGACAGCCGCGAGGGAATGCGCAGATCAGCGGAAAAACGGCCGTTTTCTGCTGTTGTAATGCCCCCGGTAGTTTCTCGGTACAGGCCGTCCTGCTGCTTCAGTTTTATGAGCTCGGCGGCAAGGTCGAGGTCGTTCGCCATTTGTTCCTGAACCTTTATGCCGTTGTGTACGGCGGCCAGTCCCAGTTCGTCGCCGTGAACCCGGGCCAGAGGCTGGGATGAGGTCACCAGAAAGACAGTTGGTACGTGTTGCAGGTGCACCGTGCCAAGGTTCATCCACAACAGGTTAAAGACTTTTCCCTTCTGGCGCAGGGCCAGGTCGGCAGGAGCGCCCGTAAAGCGGGCCACGATTTCGCTGCCCTTGGGGGCCAGGCCTTCAACGTGCAGCACCGTGCCCCGATATGAGGCAGAAATGTCTATGTTGTCTGGTTTGATGGTGAGCTCGACCGCATCACCAGCCTGCGCCGTGGTGGCGCTGCCCAGCGACAAAACCAGCGCCGCCGCAGAAACAAAACGTAAAATTGCCTTACAGCGCATGGTTAATGCCCCCCCGCATAGGCCAGCAAAACATCTGGCCGGGCCAGCAGATCGTAGAGAATTTTGCCCATGACCACCAAGACCAGGGTGGCAAGCAGTATCT
The Desulfovibrio sp. DNA segment above includes these coding regions:
- a CDS encoding PEP/pyruvate-binding domain-containing protein; the protein is MEILARLADMLTGWRSEQGVTFALLFKKFKSILERNNRILELMADMGDKLGGEYIFDRKYIEDACSELNDQVFKLISDMSVLTQNKNAALFLAFERVQHCLQEEIAGRRQVEGGRMVLPFKNIGIEAEDEVGGKISQLGDLANRLHLQTPNGFAITTTAFFAFMSRNGLLELVKDGLEQWDGSELGLHELSDIVQTRIMDSPLPWRLVAQIDAMVDVLGVQNNKPLRLALRSSAWGEDGDSSFAGQYGTELNVPPARVVEAYKRVIASTYSIEAWRYRMDRGYHENEVAMAVGCQLMVESHVSGVLFTCTQTPGQSCETMVISATWGGGAAVVSGETATDTFFLSRTPPYPMQSHAISHKTRRLAAAPKGDLVWEEVPEPLQGIPCLAAGQLAELARVGMSLERYYKRPQDVEWTFDAQGQLHILQSRPLRSGGDYGLSIPVQAATQNAEVIFAGKGLVAQRGVAVGKVVLVDHNTDLDQFPEGGILVSKYTSPRYARVMRRASGIITDVGSPTGHMATIAREQRVPALVNTEVATSLLRDGDEITLDATQNVVYQGRIAELDRFERTEPDMFEESYEYRLLRRLLKHIAPLNLVDPHSDNFRPQACRTYHDITRYIHEKAVEALVALSQRHDALHHAPARRLTDGPPLGLTVIDAGGGTSCEQAATTLRMDEITSVPLRAFMHGLEMSGMWDTDPVPVDLGSFMSSFTRTFTASQAGPDRVGRNLAVALRDYMNVNMRLGYHYNTIDAYISDQINDNYIYFRFLGGVTELVRRSRRARFVADVLDRFDFRVEVHGDLVVGRIKKLSASRMLVRMHMLGGLVAYARQLDARMSNDEQITQHALAFIEAIESIATADHGSHTGENHDSTAHTGA
- a CDS encoding TIGR02186 family protein → MRCKAILRFVSAAALVLSLGSATTAQAGDAVELTIKPDNIDISASYRGTVLHVEGLAPKGSEIVARFTGAPADLALRQKGKVFNLLWMNLGTVHLQHVPTVFLVTSSQPLARVHGDELGLAAVHNGIKVQEQMANDLDLAAELIKLKQQDGLYRETTGGITTAENGRFSADLRIPSRLSPGTYAVEIFALNEGSIAGSVSAPVSVKLVGMPAWIDDMAKNSSLLYGILSTLVAIFGGLAIGLLCQSKGGAH